In Anaerobacillus isosaccharinicus, one genomic interval encodes:
- a CDS encoding SEC-C metal-binding domain-containing protein — MNNNRNALCSCGSGKKYKKCCLNKQNVIQFSEVKEERFFQQKQSLVEKLDRFIRSKLSTQDLMQLEFQFNDRSSRKVEKKLRNPFSRFWLYFFHQYENSLRGVEWFYKENVTSLTVAEKAMIETWMQLKPKLVQAVEISKEHVIFKDLFTNETFSVCNKKEVVADPIPWYGTLGLLEMFDHNYYFNGVRVMVDPERIDQAAKMISKLVDRTKLSSHEVMMNYFPEILAELLTKSNIEGPKKEKTIKEYVVQYEVVDKLAALTFLTQQYGEYEANGDEKLFSWVGNMNEYRDSEIDQPIYVGTSYGSFSLKATTLTFNTLKEDKLNEFRKTIETKLDVILLKNEVKTLQIPFAAEFHNFVLSMDKNIPQYFAMYVQNSLLLDLDAAIPMFNDRSIRQLVEEGNERKAEVWLQQSEYSVYKNTVSQFGKVEITADFNTVRKELGLPLSKFVTGGENRKTKITEASSDNRGVVQKEDIPFLEQLGFTPETVDKFYTLDILEFYKDKTIGKGEATVRKYTLSLYDLREVLEHITAKSWDDFNYSVWEYLISIRYIGLFNNMSRTQIKDISSVLKAFTKALDEKYKIKVSNDVTKIFQTCEKQLLKCIDIKNSIIPYEYKELLSKHNKNDNFHKLKDNYRSVHRVFQIDQIINNNLVVTELTSSGKQFTVALMDRECEQMEEGFIFDAEVALEKNNFWQIIDLYQVYPPIGKRYLIKK; from the coding sequence ATGAACAACAATCGTAATGCCCTATGTTCTTGTGGTAGTGGCAAAAAGTATAAAAAATGTTGCCTCAATAAACAAAATGTCATTCAATTTAGCGAAGTAAAAGAGGAGAGGTTTTTTCAACAAAAACAAAGTTTAGTTGAAAAACTAGATCGATTTATTCGTTCGAAACTCTCAACTCAAGATTTAATGCAACTTGAGTTCCAATTTAATGATAGGTCTAGTCGGAAAGTTGAAAAAAAACTCAGAAATCCATTTTCAAGATTTTGGCTATACTTTTTTCATCAATACGAAAACAGTCTACGAGGTGTAGAGTGGTTTTATAAGGAGAATGTTACTAGTTTAACTGTTGCTGAAAAAGCAATGATTGAAACGTGGATGCAGCTTAAACCAAAATTAGTCCAAGCTGTAGAGATTTCTAAAGAACATGTCATTTTTAAAGATCTATTCACAAACGAAACATTTTCAGTTTGTAATAAAAAAGAAGTTGTTGCAGATCCTATCCCATGGTACGGGACATTGGGACTATTAGAGATGTTTGATCATAACTATTATTTTAACGGTGTAAGAGTAATGGTAGATCCCGAGCGGATTGATCAAGCTGCAAAAATGATTAGTAAACTAGTTGATCGTACAAAATTAAGTAGCCATGAAGTTATGATGAACTACTTTCCTGAAATTTTAGCAGAATTATTAACTAAAAGTAACATAGAAGGTCCAAAGAAAGAAAAAACGATAAAAGAGTACGTTGTTCAGTATGAGGTTGTCGATAAACTTGCGGCACTTACGTTTCTAACACAACAATATGGAGAATACGAAGCAAACGGGGATGAGAAGCTATTTAGTTGGGTTGGTAACATGAATGAGTACCGAGATAGTGAAATTGATCAACCTATCTATGTAGGGACAAGTTATGGAAGTTTTTCTCTTAAAGCTACTACTTTAACATTCAATACGCTAAAGGAAGACAAGCTTAATGAGTTCAGGAAAACGATCGAAACTAAATTGGACGTTATCCTACTGAAAAATGAAGTGAAAACGTTACAAATCCCATTTGCAGCAGAGTTTCACAATTTTGTTCTCTCAATGGATAAAAACATTCCACAGTACTTTGCGATGTATGTTCAAAATAGTTTATTACTTGATTTGGATGCAGCAATTCCAATGTTTAACGATCGCTCGATTCGGCAGTTAGTAGAAGAAGGCAATGAACGCAAAGCTGAAGTTTGGTTACAACAATCGGAATATAGTGTTTATAAAAATACAGTTTCGCAATTTGGTAAAGTAGAAATTACCGCTGATTTTAACACGGTTCGAAAGGAATTAGGCTTACCATTATCCAAATTTGTTACAGGTGGGGAAAATCGTAAAACTAAAATTACAGAAGCTTCATCTGATAATAGGGGTGTTGTTCAAAAAGAAGACATTCCATTTTTAGAGCAATTGGGTTTTACACCAGAAACGGTAGACAAATTCTATACACTAGATATACTGGAGTTTTATAAAGACAAAACGATCGGTAAAGGTGAAGCTACAGTTCGAAAATACACATTAAGCTTATATGATTTACGTGAAGTGCTCGAGCATATAACGGCAAAAAGCTGGGACGATTTCAATTACTCAGTGTGGGAATATCTAATTTCTATCCGCTATATAGGTCTATTTAATAATATGAGTAGAACTCAAATAAAAGATATTTCAAGTGTTTTAAAAGCTTTCACGAAAGCTCTTGACGAAAAATATAAAATTAAAGTCAGTAACGATGTCACAAAGATATTCCAGACCTGTGAAAAGCAACTTCTTAAATGTATTGATATAAAGAACTCAATCATCCCTTATGAATATAAAGAGCTGCTTTCAAAACATAATAAAAACGACAACTTTCATAAACTAAAAGATAACTATCGATCAGTTCACCGGGTTTTTCAAATCGATCAAATTATTAATAATAACTTGGTCGTAACTGAACTTACCTCAAGTGGTAAGCAATTTACTGTTGCTTTAATGGATAGAGAATGTGAGCAGATGGAAGAAGGTTTTATTTTCGATGCTGAAGTGGCATTAGAGAAAAACAACTTCTGGCAAATCATTGATCTCTACCAAGTATATCCACCAATTGGTAAGAGATATTTGATTAAAAAATAA
- a CDS encoding PAS domain-containing sensor histidine kinase, protein MVNSGYLEHFERLTDGIYSLDIDWNFTYCNDAAARILKQKKEDLLGKNLWEQFPQAVDHHLYFQYHKAMREQQPVFFEMYYPPLDTWFNIRTFPSITGLTVYFQDITEQRRHTKELDEHYKSLFHNNIDAVFSFNLSGYYLSVNLAMEKMLGYYETDFLQMSFEQVVTPEETERVKLFFSKAAQGETQNYETKAIHQNGDIIDVKVTNIPITLEDKIVGVYGIAKDIRTFKRAEEVLIQTKKLRAVGELAASIAHEIRNPLTSIKGFLQLIKEINSDKDEFYFDILEDELGRIEMITGELLVLAKPQAKDFKFRDISKIIEDVIILLGSQALIYKVEIQKEIMPLPKIKCAPNQLKQVFINLIKNAIEAMPNGGKVSVNAQLLNDHTINIRVIDQGVGIPKEFLDNLGTPFYTTKEKGTGLGLMTTIKIIQEHKGTIDFTSDQNCGTKVEINLPLNK, encoded by the coding sequence ATGGTTAATAGTGGTTATCTTGAGCATTTTGAAAGATTAACAGACGGAATATATTCCTTGGACATAGATTGGAATTTTACATATTGTAATGATGCCGCTGCTCGTATATTAAAACAAAAAAAAGAAGACTTGTTAGGTAAAAATTTGTGGGAGCAGTTTCCACAAGCAGTAGACCATCATTTATACTTTCAATACCATAAAGCGATGAGAGAGCAACAACCTGTCTTCTTTGAAATGTATTATCCTCCATTAGATACGTGGTTTAATATCAGAACTTTTCCGTCAATAACTGGTTTAACTGTTTATTTTCAAGATATCACTGAACAAAGACGACACACAAAGGAACTTGATGAACATTACAAGTCACTATTTCATAATAATATAGATGCTGTTTTTTCTTTCAATTTAAGTGGATATTATTTAAGTGTTAATCTAGCAATGGAAAAAATGTTAGGGTATTACGAAACTGATTTTCTTCAAATGTCCTTTGAGCAGGTAGTTACTCCCGAAGAAACAGAGCGAGTTAAGCTATTTTTTTCTAAAGCGGCACAAGGTGAAACTCAAAACTATGAAACAAAGGCTATTCATCAAAATGGTGATATTATTGATGTTAAGGTAACTAATATTCCTATAACCCTAGAAGACAAAATCGTAGGAGTATATGGAATTGCAAAAGATATTAGAACGTTTAAGAGGGCAGAAGAAGTTCTCATCCAAACAAAAAAATTGAGAGCTGTAGGGGAGCTAGCAGCATCAATTGCACATGAGATTAGAAATCCCCTTACCTCAATAAAAGGTTTTTTACAATTGATTAAAGAGATAAATTCTGACAAAGATGAGTTTTATTTTGATATTTTGGAAGATGAGCTTGGTAGAATCGAAATGATTACAGGAGAATTGCTAGTTTTAGCTAAACCTCAAGCAAAAGACTTTAAATTTAGAGACATTTCTAAAATTATTGAGGACGTAATTATTCTTTTAGGCTCACAAGCTTTAATCTACAAGGTGGAAATTCAAAAAGAAATTATGCCTTTGCCAAAAATAAAATGTGCCCCAAATCAACTGAAACAAGTTTTTATTAATCTAATAAAAAATGCAATTGAAGCAATGCCAAATGGCGGTAAAGTCAGTGTGAATGCGCAACTTTTAAACGATCACACGATAAACATAAGAGTAATTGATCAAGGGGTAGGAATTCCTAAAGAGTTTTTGGATAATTTAGGGACACCTTTTTATACAACGAAGGAAAAAGGAACTGGCCTTGGTTTAATGACAACTATTAAAATTATTCAAGAACACAAGGGAACTATAGATTTTACAAGTGACCAAAACTGTGGAACCAAAGTAGAGATAAACTTACCGTTAAACAAATAA
- a CDS encoding DUF6092 family protein, protein MNHNVMGQLRMIDSLEKSLVLLKNAGVDIQTVDNAMATIRKDRWRATSDPEAFANAIDRAIDELVNVTIGEEGLR, encoded by the coding sequence GTGAACCACAATGTTATGGGCCAATTGAGGATGATTGATTCGCTAGAGAAGTCTTTAGTTTTATTAAAAAACGCCGGAGTAGATATTCAAACAGTAGATAATGCCATGGCTACAATTCGAAAAGATCGATGGAGAGCCACTTCTGACCCAGAAGCGTTTGCCAACGCAATTGATCGAGCTATCGATGAATTGGTGAATGTTACGATAGGGGAGGAAGGGCTTCGATAA
- a CDS encoding DUF6092 family protein: protein MINLENCNEQERQEQLLDVVSYILTSTRGLYREPQCYGPIEDD from the coding sequence ATGATAAATTTGGAGAATTGTAATGAGCAGGAACGACAAGAACAACTTTTAGACGTTGTCAGTTATATTTTGACTAGCACAAGGGGCTTGTACCGTGAACCACAATGTTATGGGCCAATTGAGGATGATTGA
- a CDS encoding nitroreductase family protein, with the protein MNVLEAIKSRRSSRSFENRQLPTEVITAIEEAIMHSPSGSNAQESHFVIVQDREQIKRMKRFAQGVSGQPAAFIVLCSNKEEALVRGGIDTLEELRFVNIGIVASFIILTAQSYGVGTCPVRSFHQSSIQQILHLPKAVAPELLITLGYSDQKPRPKSIKSTSEVISHDKFGEL; encoded by the coding sequence TTGAACGTTTTAGAAGCTATTAAATCAAGAAGGAGTTCACGCTCCTTTGAAAATCGTCAATTACCGACAGAAGTAATTACTGCAATTGAAGAGGCAATCATGCACAGTCCTTCAGGGAGCAACGCTCAGGAATCACATTTTGTGATCGTGCAAGATCGCGAACAAATAAAGAGAATGAAACGGTTTGCACAAGGTGTGTCAGGACAACCGGCTGCCTTTATTGTATTATGCTCTAACAAGGAGGAAGCTCTTGTTCGCGGTGGTATAGATACATTAGAGGAGTTACGATTTGTTAACATAGGAATTGTAGCTTCTTTTATTATTCTCACCGCTCAGTCCTATGGCGTTGGGACCTGTCCAGTACGATCCTTTCATCAATCGTCCATTCAACAAATTTTACATCTACCAAAAGCCGTCGCACCTGAGTTGTTAATTACACTAGGATATAGTGATCAAAAACCACGGCCTAAATCAATCAAATCAACGTCGGAGGTAATCTCTCATGATAAATTTGGAGAATTGTAA
- a CDS encoding nucleotidyltransferase family protein: MEILNRRYIEEQLKASKKDLQALFGVIKIGIFGSYARGEQQETSDIDILIELGKPIGLEFLDIKYYLEEKLGIPVDLVTKNSLKPQLREMILEEVIYQ, encoded by the coding sequence GTGGAAATCTTGAACCGGCGGTATATTGAAGAGCAATTAAAAGCATCAAAAAAAGACTTACAGGCACTATTCGGCGTTATTAAAATAGGGATTTTTGGATCCTATGCTCGTGGTGAACAACAAGAAACAAGTGATATAGATATTCTTATTGAGTTAGGAAAGCCGATTGGGTTAGAATTTTTGGATATTAAATATTATCTTGAAGAAAAGCTCGGTATCCCTGTGGATCTAGTAACAAAGAACAGCTTAAAGCCTCAATTACGGGAAATGATTTTAGAAGAGGTTATCTACCAATGA
- a CDS encoding YkvA family protein produces MLKNLFKKKKDLDELSSSNMNEVDKIEIEKELVADLKAEAESLNAEDINQHEKHFSEENFWTKVQKFSKKAGTSVVYAVLLLYYTLQKPEVPLKVKAIITGALGYFILPLDIIPDIAAGVGYADDLAVVIFALVQVALYVDDEIKKQARQKLRDLFGENVDTTEVDDKLFK; encoded by the coding sequence ATGTTGAAAAATCTATTTAAAAAGAAAAAGGACCTTGACGAATTATCATCATCGAATATGAACGAAGTCGACAAAATTGAAATTGAGAAAGAACTAGTTGCTGATTTAAAAGCTGAAGCAGAAAGTCTGAATGCTGAAGATATAAACCAACACGAAAAGCATTTCTCAGAGGAAAATTTTTGGACTAAGGTTCAAAAGTTTTCTAAAAAAGCTGGTACTTCTGTGGTCTACGCCGTTCTTTTACTGTATTACACGCTTCAAAAGCCAGAAGTCCCATTAAAAGTTAAAGCCATTATCACTGGGGCTTTAGGTTACTTTATTTTACCTCTAGATATTATACCCGACATAGCAGCTGGAGTAGGATATGCTGATGACCTAGCTGTTGTCATATTCGCTTTAGTTCAAGTAGCTTTATATGTGGATGATGAGATTAAAAAACAAGCCAGACAGAAGCTTAGAGATTTATTTGGAGAGAATGTAGATACAACAGAAGTTGATGATAAACTATTTAAATAA
- a CDS encoding DUF4230 domain-containing protein, producing the protein MQEKARQEAISIGLLVTAEKNAEKALKEFFKSIGYRVNVTFN; encoded by the coding sequence TTGCAAGAGAAAGCTCGTCAAGAAGCCATCTCGATTGGTTTACTTGTTACTGCAGAGAAAAATGCAGAAAAAGCGTTAAAGGAATTTTTTAAGAGTATTGGTTATAGGGTAAATGTCACGTTTAACTAG
- a CDS encoding methyl-accepting chemotaxis protein, translating into MKSIKYKILLGFSIILVLMLILSSYVLINIKTFNKEVEQVVAVDLELLIADKKLEFNMSQRIAFARGYVLYGEQSYKDLFNTYTEESTIIHDKILSLSNSDKAKPYIDKSIEWRKLIQEEVFGEYDRGNREISFQILKGQGTVQAREIMAGFSELADAREGLIQANSLMLIENGESLERITTIITILCIILGITIAIVISNIIIKPVIQVVNRVKLIASGDLSGEAIKIKSKDEIATLTQSINDMVINLRELVKEVQETSDQVAATSEELTASAEQSSYASEEITSNIQQLAVGSENQANQVESVSEIITEMVASVEQVSSNAKNVAFTVEETGIKTKEGSLAIESSINQMNEISQRVQNLSQVIRGLESQSKEIGEIVTVIGGIADQTNLLALNAAIEAARAGEHGKGFAVVADEVRKLAEESGKSSNKIAQLISRIQEETNKATTSMDSTTIEVDNGIITAKTAGASFTHIKEAINNVTSQVNEVSIAMNEVVAGTENIVTSIHAVSSIAEESAAGTQNVSAASEEQLASIEEITAAASNLSKMAENLQTQISKFKI; encoded by the coding sequence ATGAAAAGCATTAAGTACAAAATCTTACTAGGTTTTTCTATTATTCTTGTTCTAATGTTAATTTTATCTTCTTATGTTCTTATAAATATTAAGACATTTAACAAAGAAGTAGAACAAGTTGTCGCAGTAGATCTGGAATTACTAATCGCAGATAAAAAATTAGAATTTAATATGAGCCAAAGAATTGCCTTTGCAAGAGGGTATGTCCTTTATGGTGAGCAATCTTATAAGGATTTGTTTAATACTTACACAGAAGAAAGTACAATAATTCATGATAAAATTCTTTCATTAAGTAACTCCGATAAAGCGAAACCTTATATAGATAAAAGTATAGAATGGAGAAAACTAATTCAAGAGGAAGTATTTGGTGAGTATGATCGAGGAAATAGAGAGATTTCCTTCCAAATTCTTAAGGGTCAGGGAACAGTTCAAGCCAGAGAAATTATGGCTGGTTTTTCAGAGTTAGCCGATGCTAGAGAAGGATTAATTCAAGCTAATAGCTTAATGCTTATCGAAAATGGCGAGTCATTAGAAAGAATTACAACTATCATTACTATCTTATGTATTATTTTAGGTATTACTATAGCTATCGTCATTTCAAATATTATTATTAAACCAGTTATTCAAGTTGTGAATCGAGTAAAGTTGATTGCCTCTGGGGATTTATCTGGTGAAGCAATCAAAATTAAATCAAAAGATGAAATTGCTACTCTTACTCAATCAATCAATGATATGGTTATTAATTTACGAGAATTAGTTAAAGAGGTACAGGAAACATCCGATCAAGTTGCTGCAACATCTGAAGAATTAACTGCAAGTGCTGAACAAAGCAGCTATGCAAGTGAAGAGATTACCTCTAATATTCAACAATTAGCTGTGGGCTCTGAAAATCAAGCGAATCAAGTAGAAAGTGTGTCCGAAATAATTACTGAAATGGTCGCAAGTGTAGAGCAAGTATCAAGCAATGCAAAAAATGTGGCATTTACAGTAGAGGAAACAGGTATTAAAACAAAAGAAGGGAGCCTAGCAATAGAATCTTCCATCAATCAGATGAATGAAATTTCACAAAGGGTTCAAAATTTAAGTCAAGTTATAAGAGGGCTTGAATCACAATCTAAAGAAATAGGAGAAATCGTTACTGTAATCGGAGGAATTGCAGACCAGACGAATCTTTTAGCCTTGAATGCTGCTATTGAAGCAGCAAGAGCAGGAGAACATGGAAAAGGTTTTGCAGTAGTAGCTGATGAAGTAAGAAAGTTGGCAGAAGAATCAGGGAAATCATCCAATAAAATTGCCCAACTAATATCAAGAATTCAAGAAGAAACTAATAAGGCTACTACTTCAATGGATTCCACTACAATAGAAGTGGATAATGGTATCATAACCGCTAAAACAGCTGGTGCTTCTTTTACACATATTAAAGAAGCAATTAATAATGTAACTAGCCAGGTGAATGAAGTTTCTATTGCAATGAACGAAGTGGTAGCAGGAACAGAAAACATAGTAACAAGTATTCATGCTGTGTCAAGTATTGCTGAAGAATCAGCTGCAGGGACACAGAATGTATCTGCAGCATCTGAAGAGCAACTTGCTTCTATTGAAGAGATAACAGCAGCTGCATCAAACTTATCGAAGATGGCAGAGAATTTACAAACCCAAATAAGTAAATTTAAGATCTAG